One genomic region from Xenopus laevis strain J_2021 chromosome 2L, Xenopus_laevis_v10.1, whole genome shotgun sequence encodes:
- the LOC108705498 gene encoding trichohyalin-like: MVAHMKKIDKALQSDTTDEEDESVQSEESQQSYDDEEQNSEEEETDEDPFLLKQALKSATKKAAKYIGKKIDKALQSSATEEENESVQSDATDQSYNDEQEEIDKEEEEIDEDPSLLKSATKKTAKYIGPKHEHAKDETGEIKEEDSVEGEESSEATEHHHGDDHEDLKKDGKLLHDHLKKHHHDEHEHKKKDHADDHDDHGAEHDEPHETEHHEGKKHHGEEGDEKKKHHETENDEDHDEEKQFHKAKHDEEKNLHDVDHDKKKHDKAEHHDEKEDFVKNAKQDEAEHGEKKKHDDKKAKQDEAEHGGEEKKPHDKKAKQDEADHSEQKKHHDKKTKQDEAEHGEEKKRDDKKAKQGEAEHGEQKKRDDKKAKQDESEHGEQKKRDDKKAKQDDAKHGEEKKPHDKKAKQDEAEHGEEKKPHDKKAKQDEAEHGEEKKPHDKKAKQDKAEHGEEKKPHDKKAKQDEAEHGEQKKRDDKKAKQDEAEHGDQKKRDDKKAKQDKAEHGEEKKHHDKKAKQDEAEHGEQKKHHDKKAKQDEAEHGDQKKRDDKKAKQDKAEHGEEKKHHDKKAKQDEAEHGEQKKPHDKKAKQDETEHGEQKKPHDKKAKQDEAEHGEQKKPHDKKAKQDEADHGEQKKRDDKKAKQDEAEHGEQKKHHDKKAKQDEAEHGEQKKRDDKKAKQDEAEHGEQKKHHDKKAKQDEAEHGEQKKRDDKKAKQEKAEHAEEKKRDDKAKQEKAKHGEEKKHHDKKAKQDEAEHGEQKKRDDKKAKQEKAEHAEEKKRDDKKAKQDEAEHAEQKKRDDKKAKQDKAEHGEQKKHHDKKAKQDEAEHGDQKKRDDKKAKQDKADHGEQKKHHDKKAKQDEAEHAEEKKRDDKKAKQEKAERAEEKKRHDKKAKQDEAEHGEQKKHHDKKAKQDEAEHGDQKKRDDKKAKQDEAEHGEQKKQHDKKAKQDEAEHGDQKKRDDKKAKQEKAERAEEKKRDDKKAKQEKAERAEEKKRDDKKAKQEKAERAEEKKRDDKKAKQEKAERAEEKKRDDKKAKQEKAERAEEKKRDDKKAKQEKAERAEEKKRDDKKAKQEKAERAEEKKRDDKKAKQEKAKRAEEKKRDDKKAKQEKAERAEEKKRDDKKAKQEKAERAEEKKRDDKKAKQEKAERAEEKKRDAKKAKQEKAERAEEKKRDDKKAKQEKAKRAEEKKRDDKKAKQEKAERAEEKKRDDKKAKQEKAERAEEKKRDETKHIMHEHDHKKATRKKIRTKKKPKRVRIHHVQHEVESSPSEMDSSDFGDFSLVPSLDTVISIAKCSWKCLKILTKICNYENMKKVAKLCKTGGKKCNHLCKKIDWKKGAKLCKKCWHKMNCKKAWKLCKKCWHKMNCKKAWKLCKKCWHKMHCKKAWKLCKGCWKKTKKLCKMCKGCTHKLGKVCSKGAKKCKPACKKCYHICKQGVKLCKKCWHKMDFKKAYKLCKACCKKMWKLCKMCKGCMNKLRKVCWKGAKKCYSGLKWCYKCCKKIPFKQMARGCQKCCSSMSKAAG; this comes from the exons ATGGTTGCTCACAT GAAAAAGATTGATAAGGCTTTGCAGTCAGATACAACAGATGAAGAAGATGAGTCTGTTCAGTCAGAGGAGTCACAACAGTCTTATGATGATGAAGAACAGAACTCAGAAGAGGAAGAAACAGATGAAGACCCATTCCTCTTAAAACAAGCCTTAAAATCAGCAACAAAAAAGGCTGCAAAATACATTGG gaaaaaaattgataaagCTTTGCAGTCAAGTGCAACAGAAGAAGAAAATGAGTCTGTTCAGTCAGATGCAACAGACCAGTCTTATAATGATGAACAGGAAGAAATAgataaagaagaggaagaaatagATGAAGACCCATCCCTCTTAAAATCAGCAACGAAAAAGACTGCAAAATACATTGG GCCTAAGCATGAACATGCAAAAGACGAAACGGGAGAGATAAAAGAAGAAGACTCTGTTGAAGGGGAAGAGTCTTCAGAGGCTACAGAACACCACCATGGAGATGATCATGAAGATTTAAAAAAGGATGGAAAACTTTTGCATGATCACCTGAAAAAGCATCACCATGATGAGCATGAGCACAAGAAAAAGGATCATGCTGATGATCATGATGATCATGGTGCAGAGCATGACGAGCCTCATGAGACAGAACatcatgaaggtaaaaaacaCCATGGTGAAGAAGGTGATGAAAAGAAAAAGCACCATGAGACAGAGAATGACGAAGATCATGATGAAGAGAAACAGTTCCACAAGGCCAAACATGATGAAGAGAAAAATCTCCATGATGTGGACCATGACAAGAAAAAACATGATAAAGCTGAGCATCATGATGAAAAAGAAGACTTTGTTAAAAATGCAAAGCAGGACGAGGCCGAGCATGGTGAAAAGAAAAAGCACGATGATAAAAAGGCAAAGCAGGACGAGGCCGAGCATGGTGGTGAAGAGAAAAAGCCCCATGATAAAAAGGCAAAGCAGGACGAGGCCGACCATAGTGAACAGAAAAAGCACcatgataaaaaaacaaagcaggacGAGGCCGAGCATGGTGAAGAGAAAAAGCGCGATGATAAAAAGGCAAAGCAGGGCGAGGCCGAGCATGGTGAACAGAAAAAGCGCGATGATAAAAAGGCAAAGCAGGACGAGTCCGAACATGGTGAACAGAAAAAGCGTGATGATAAAAAGGCAAAGCAGGACGACGCCAAGCATGGTGAAGAGAAAAAGCCCCATGATAAAAAGGCAAAGCAGGACGAGGCCGAGCATGGTGAAGAGAAAAAGCCCCATGATAAAAAGGCAAAGCAGGACGAGGCCGAGCATGGTGAAGAGAAAAAGCCCCATGATAAAAAGGCAAAGCAGGACAAAGCCGAGCATGGTGAAGAGAAAAAGCCCCATGATAAAAAGGCAAAGCAGGACGAGGCCGAGCATGGTGAACAGAAAAAGCGCGATGATAAAAAGGCAAAGCAGGACGAAGCCGAGCATGGTGACCAGAAAAAGCGCGATGATAAAAAGGCAAAACAGGACAAGGCCGAGCATGGTGAAGAGAAAAAGCACCATGATAAAAAGGCAAAGCAGGACGAGGCCGAGCATGGTGAACAGAAAAAGCACCATGATAAAAAGGCAAAGCAGGACGAAGCCGAGCATGGTGACCAGAAAAAGCGCGATGATAAAAAGGCAAAACAGGACAAGGCCGAGCATGGTGAAGAGAAAAAGCACCATGATAAAAAGGCAAAGCAGGACGAGGCCGAGCATGGTGAACAGAAAAAGCCCCATGATAAAAAGGCAAAGCAGGACGAGACCGAGCATGGTGAACAGAAAAAGCCCCATGATAAAAAGGCAAAGCAGGACGAGGCCGAGCATGGTGAACAGAAAAAGCCCCATGATAAAAAGGCAAAGCAGGACGAGGCCGACCATGGTGAACAGAAAAAACGTGACGATAAAAAGGCAAAACAGGACGAGGCCGAGCATGGTGAACAGAAAAAGCACCATGATAAAAAAGCAAAGCAAGACGAGGCCGAGCATGGTGAACAGAAAAAGCGCGATGATAAAAAGGCAAAACAGGACGAGGCCGAGCATGGTGAACAGAAAAAGCACCATGATAAAAAGGCAAAGCAGGACGAGGCCGAGCATGGTGAACAGAAAAAGCGCGATGATAAAAAGGCAAAGCAGGAGAAGGCCGAGCATGCTGAAGAGAAAAAGCGCGATGATAAGGCAAAGCAGGAGAAGGCCAAGCATGGTGAAGAGAAAAAGCACCATGATAAAAAGGCAAAGCAGGACGAGGCCGAGCATGGTGAACAGAAAAAGCGCGATGATAAAAAGGCAAAGCAGGAGAAGGCCGAGCATGCTGAAGAGAAAAAGCGCGATGATAAAAAGGCAAAGCAGGACGAGGCCGAGCATGCTGAACAGAAAAAGCGAGACGATAAAAAGGCAAAACAGGACAAGGCCGAGCATGGTGAACAGAAAAAGCACCATGATAAAAAAGCAAAGCAAGACGAGGCCGAGCATGGTGACCAGAAAAAGCGTGATGATAAAAAGGCAAAACAGGACAAGGCAGACCATGGTGAACAGAAAAAGCACCATGATAAAAAGGCAAAGCAGGACGAGGCCGAGCATGCTGAAGAGAAAAAGCGCGATGATAAAAAGGCAAAGCAGGAGAAGGCCGAGCGTGCTGAAGAGAAAAAGCGCCATGATAAAAAGGCAAAGCAGGACGAGGCCGAGCATGGTGAACAGAAAAAGCACCATGATAAAAAAGCAAAGCAAGACGAGGCCGAGCATGGTGACCAGAAAAAGCGTGATGATAAAAAGGCAAAGCAGGACGAGGCTGAGCATGGTGAACAGAAAAAGCAGCATGATAAAAAAGCAAAGCAAGACGAGGCCGAGCATGGTGACCAGAAAAAGCGTGATGATAAAAAGGCAAAGCAGGAGAAGGCCGAGCGTGCTGAAGAGAAAAAGCGCGATGATAAAAAGGCAAAGCAGGAGAAGGCCGAGCGTGCTGAAGAGAAAAAGCGCGATGATAAAAAGGCAAAGCAGGAGAAGGCCGAGCGTGCTGAAGAGAAAAAGCGCGATGATAAAAAGGCAAAGCAGGAGAAGGCCGAGCGTGCTGAAGAGAAAAAGCGCGATGATAAAAAGGCAAAGCAGGAGAAGGCCGAGCGTGCTGAAGAGAAAAAGCGCGATGATAAAAAGGCAAAGCAGGAGAAGGCCGAGCGTGCTGAAGAGAAAAAGCGCGATGATAAAAAGGCAAAGCAGGAGAAGGCCGAGCGTGCTGAAGAGAAAAAGCGCGATGATAAAAAGGCAAAGCAGGAGAAGGCCAAGCGTGCTGAAGAGAAAAAGCGCGATGATAAAAAGGCAAAGCAGGAGAAGGCCGAGCGTGCTGAAGAGAAAAAGCGCGATGATAAAAAGGCAAAGCAGGAGAAGGCCGAGCGTGCTGAAGAGAAAAAGCGCGATGATAAAAAGGCAAAGCAGGAGAAGGCCGAGCGTGCTGAAGAGAAAAAGCGCGATGCTAAAAAGGCAAAGCAGGAGAAGGCCGAGCGTGCTGAAGAGAAAAAGCGCGATGATAAAAAGGCAAAGCAGGAGAAGGCCAAGCGTGCTGAAGAGAAAAAGCGCGATGATAAAAAGGCAAAGCAGGAGAAGGCCGAGCGTGCTGAAGAGAAAAAGCGCGATGATAAAAAGGCAAAGCAGGAGAAGGCCGAGCGTGCTGAAGAGAAAAAGCGCGATGAGACAAAGCATATAAT GCATGAGCATGATCATAAGAAGGCAACCAGAAAGAAGATCAGGACTAAGAAGAAGCCTAAAAGAGTGAGAAT TCACCATGTTCAACATGAAGTAGAAAGTTCACCTTCTGAAATGGACTCTTCAGACTTCGGGGATTTCTCCCTTGTACCTTCCTTAGATACAGTGATATCCATTGCAAAATGTTCTTGGAAATGCCTTAAAATTCTGACCAAGATATGCAA CTATGAAAACATGAAGAAAGTAGCAAAGCTGTGCAAAACTGGTGGCAAGAAGTGCAATCACCTGTGTAAGAAGATAGATTGGAAGAAGGGGGCAAAGCTTTGCAAGAAATGCTGGCACAAGATGAattgcaaaaaggcatggaagcTATGCAAGAAATGCTGGCACAAGATGAattgcaaaaaggcatggaagcTATGCAAGAAATGCTGGCACAAGATGCattgcaaaaaggcatggaagcTATGCAAGGGATGCtggaaaaagacaaagaaatTGTGCAAGATGTGCAAAGGCTGCACGCACAAACTGGGAAAGGTATGCTCGAAGGGAGCAAAGAAGTGCAAACCTGCTTGTAAGAAGTGCTATCACATCTGTAAGCAGGGGGTAAAGCTTTGCAAGAAATGCTGGCACAAGATGGATTTCAAAAAGGCATATAAGCTATGCAAGGCATGCTGCAAAAAGATGTGGAAGTTGTGCAAGATGTGCAAAGGCTGCATGAACAAACTAAGAAAGGTATGCTGGAAGGGAGCAAAGAAGTGCTATTCAGGACTAAAATGGTGCTACAAGTGCTGCAAGAAGATTCCATTCAAGCAGATGGCAAGGGGATGCCAAAAGTGCTGCTCATCAATGTCAAAAGCAGCAGGATAA